GTCACCATATTAATGCCTTGCACCTTTACCCGGTTATCGGCAGGGCGAACATCAATCACCTCGCCTGTGCGGCCTTTATCCTTGCCAGTCCGCACAATTACCTGGTCGCCTTTTTTAATTTTCAGCTTCGCCATTTTACAGCACCTCCGGAGCCAGAGATACGATCTTCATGAAATTACGAGACCGCAGCTCACGTGTCACAGGACCAAAGATCCGTGTGCCGATAGGCTCATTCTGTTTATTCAGCAAAACAGCCGCGTTCTTGTCGAACCGGATAGCCGTGCCATCGTTACGTCTGATTTCCTTGGCTGTCCGCACGATAACCGCGCGATAAACATCGCCTTTTTTCACTTTGCCGCGCGGGATAGCTTCTTTAACTGACACCACAATAATGTCACCCACACCTGCAATCTTGCGGCCTGTTCCCCCGAGGACCTTGATACACTGAACGCGGCGCGCACCAGAGTTATCGGCAACCTCAAGATTTGTCTGCATTTGAATCATAACAGTCCTCCTCTACGCCGCTTATTTCGCAGCGTCGTCATAGACGACCTCAAAGGATTTGTTCTTCGAAATCGGAGCACATTCGCGAATGCTTACTGTGTCCCCTGTCTTCGCCTTATTCTCTGCATCATGAGCAGCGAATTTCTTCGACGTGTTGATGAACTTCTTATAGACAGGATGCATAATCCGGCGTTCAACACGCACGATGACGGTCTTATCCGCCTTATCGCTGACAACAGTGCCCTGCATAATACGCTTTGGCATAACTTCTACCTCTTAAGCTTCGCTGTTTGCGGCTGACATTTCGCCAAGCACCGTCTTGATCCGTGCAATCTCACGGCGAACAATGCGCACCCTGGAAGGATTTTCCATCTCCCCTGATGCTACCTTGAACCGCAGATTGAACTGCTCTTTTTTCAATTCAACCAGCTTGGCCTTCAACTCATCGGCTGACTGGCTGCGGAATGTTTCTGCTTTCACAATCGACATCGCTCGAAATACTCCTTATCAGCCTATTCGCCTTCGCCAAGGCGGCGAACAATCTTTGTTTCGATCGGCAATTTGGCGGCAGCCAGCTTGAACGCTTCCTGCGCCATTTCCCATGACACACCATCCAGTTCAAACATGATCCGGCCAGGTGCCACTCTGGCTACCCAATATTCGGGCGAACCTTTACCCTTACCCATTCTGACCTCAGCGGGCTTTGAGGATACAGGCACATCAGGAAACACCCGGATCCAAAGCCGACCTGCACGACGCAGGTGACGTGTGATGGCCCGACGTGCGGCCTCAATCTGACGCGCGGTAATCCGCTCTGGTGACGTCGCTTTCAACCCGTAAGCACCAAAGTTAAGGCTTGTGCCTCCCTTTGCCAAGCCGTGAATACGGCCCTTATGCGCTTTACGGAATTTTGTACGTTTTGGCGATAGCATCGTAACTTACCCTCTCTCGCTTAGCCGTTCTGCCGCATTGACGGACCAGACTGCTGTTCAGCAAGGCGCTTATCCTGAGCCATTGGATCATGCCCAATAACTTCACCTTTAAAAACCCAAACTTTGATGCCGATAGCACCATAGGTGGTCTGTGCAGTAGCTTCGCCGTAGTCAACCTCAGCACGCAGCGTGTGAAGCGGCACACGGCCTTCACGGTACCATTCTGTACGCGCAATTTCAGCACCACCCAGACGACCTGCACAATTTATCCGAACCCCTTGCGCACCCAAACGCATCGCAGACTGCACTGCACGCTTCATCGCGCGACGGAACCCTACCCGGCGCTCAAGCTGCTGAGCAATGTTCTCACCAATCAACTTGGCATCAATCTCAGGCTTGCGAACCTCAACAATGTTCAGGCTCACTTCTGTGCCCACACGCTTTGTTAAATCAGCGCGCAGCTTTTCAATGTCCTGACCCTTCTTGCCGATAATCAAACCAGGGCGGCCAGCATAAATTGTTACGCGAGCCCGGCCCGCAGGACGTTCGATCACAACACGGCTGATCCCTGCCTGCTTGAGACGGTCCATCAGATGGTTGCGCAGCTCAATATCCTTGTGCAACAGCTCACCATAATTGCGATCCGCATACCACCGTGAATCCCACGTTCTGTTAATCCCGACCCGCAGGCCGATTGGTTTTACTTTCTGACCCATCTATGCCTGCTCCTCTTTCTCGGCAACAATAATGGTAAGATGTGAAAACGGCTTCAAAATACGTGCACCACGCCCGCGGGCGCGTGCTTTAAAGCGCTTCATAACCAGCCCCTTACCAACATGGGCCTCTTTAACCACCAAACGATCAACATCCAGCGAATGATTATTTTCTGCATTCGCAATCGCCGACTGCAGAACCTTTTTCACATCACCCGCAATCCGGCGACGCGAAAACGACAATGCAGCAATGGCCTTGTTTGCGTCCATGCCGCGGATCATCGCCGCAACAAGGTTCAGTTTCTGCGGGCTGACACGCAGATTCCGAAGCACAGCCTGTGCTTCATTATCTGCAACCCGACGTGGAGAAGATTGTTTACCCATCTTACCCTACCTATCGCTTTGATTTCTTATCTGCGGCGTGACCGTAATAGGTACGGGTCGGCGCAAATTCACCAAACTTATGCCCCACCATATCTTCAGATACGGCGACGGGGATATGTTTGCGGCCATTATACACACCAAAGGTCAACCCCACGAATTGTGGCAGGATCGTAGACCGGCGTGACCAGATTTTAATGACATCATTACGCCCAGACGCAGCGGCTTTTTCTGCTTTTTTCAGCAGATAACCATCTACAAAAGGGCCTTTCCATACTGAACGAGCCATAGTCTTACTCTACTCCTATTAAGGCTTGCGACGACGCACAATCAGACGATCTGTCTTCTTGTTATTGCGTGTCCGCTTTCCTTTGGTTGGCTTACCCCATGGGGTGACAGGATGACGACCACCTGAGGTCCGGCCTTCACCACCACCATGTGGGTGATCAATTGGGTTCATAACAACGCCGCGAACATGTGGACGCTTGCCCAACCAGCGGCTGCGACCTGCTTTACCAATCTTGATGTTCTGCTGGTCTGAATTTGAAACAGCACCGATAGACGCCATACATTCAGAACGTACAAGGCGGACTTCACCAGATGCAAGCCGCAAAATAGCATGACCACGGTCACGTCCGACAAGCTGAACATATGTGCCTGCAGACCGCGCCAGCTGACCACCTTTGCCTGGCTTAAGCTCTACATTGTGAATCAATGTGCCGACTGGAATATTGTTCAGTGGCAGCGCATTACCCGGCTTAATATCAGCACCCGGGCCAGCTTCGACCCTGTCACCAACGGCCAGACGCTGTGGTGCGATAATATATGACTGCTCACCATCTTCATAGGTGATCAGCGCAATGAACGCAGTCCGGTTTGGGTCATATTCGATACGCTCTACCACAGCAGGGATGCCCTGTT
The SAR116 cluster alpha proteobacterium HIMB100 DNA segment above includes these coding regions:
- a CDS encoding ribosomal protein L14, bacterial/organelle (PFAM: Ribosomal protein L14p/L23e~TIGRFAM: ribosomal protein L14, bacterial/organelle); translated protein: MIQMQTNLEVADNSGARRVQCIKVLGGTGRKIAGVGDIIVVSVKEAIPRGKVKKGDVYRAVIVRTAKEIRRNDGTAIRFDKNAAVLLNKQNEPIGTRIFGPVTRELRSRNFMKIVSLAPEVL
- a CDS encoding 30S ribosomal protein S17 (PFAM: Ribosomal protein S17~TIGRFAM: 30S ribosomal protein S17), which encodes MPKRIMQGTVVSDKADKTVIVRVERRIMHPVYKKFINTSKKFAAHDAENKAKTGDTVSIRECAPISKNKSFEVVYDDAAK
- a CDS encoding ribosomal protein L29 (PFAM: Ribosomal L29 protein~TIGRFAM: ribosomal protein L29), translating into MSIVKAETFRSQSADELKAKLVELKKEQFNLRFKVASGEMENPSRVRIVRREIARIKTVLGEMSAANSEA
- a CDS encoding ribosomal protein L16, bacterial/organelle (PFAM: Ribosomal protein L16p/L10e~TIGRFAM: ribosomal protein L16, bacterial/organelle), with product MLSPKRTKFRKAHKGRIHGLAKGGTSLNFGAYGLKATSPERITARQIEAARRAITRHLRRAGRLWIRVFPDVPVSSKPAEVRMGKGKGSPEYWVARVAPGRIMFELDGVSWEMAQEAFKLAAAKLPIETKIVRRLGEGE
- a CDS encoding ribosomal protein S3, bacterial type (PFAM: KH domain; Ribosomal protein S3, C-terminal domain; Ribosomal protein S3, N-terminal domain~TIGRFAM: ribosomal protein S3, bacterial type), whose product is MGQKVKPIGLRVGINRTWDSRWYADRNYGELLHKDIELRNHLMDRLKQAGISRVVIERPAGRARVTIYAGRPGLIIGKKGQDIEKLRADLTKRVGTEVSLNIVEVRKPEIDAKLIGENIAQQLERRVGFRRAMKRAVQSAMRLGAQGVRINCAGRLGGAEIARTEWYREGRVPLHTLRAEVDYGEATAQTTYGAIGIKVWVFKGEVIGHDPMAQDKRLAEQQSGPSMRQNG
- a CDS encoding ribosomal protein L22, bacterial type (PFAM: Ribosomal protein L22p/L17e~TIGRFAM: ribosomal protein L22, bacterial type), whose translation is MGKQSSPRRVADNEAQAVLRNLRVSPQKLNLVAAMIRGMDANKAIAALSFSRRRIAGDVKKVLQSAIANAENNHSLDVDRLVVKEAHVGKGLVMKRFKARARGRGARILKPFSHLTIIVAEKEEQA
- a CDS encoding ribosomal protein S19, bacterial/organelle (PFAM: Ribosomal protein S19~TIGRFAM: ribosomal protein S19, bacterial/organelle); amino-acid sequence: MARSVWKGPFVDGYLLKKAEKAAASGRNDVIKIWSRRSTILPQFVGLTFGVYNGRKHIPVAVSEDMVGHKFGEFAPTRTYYGHAADKKSKR
- a CDS encoding ribosomal protein L2, bacterial/organellar (PFAM: Ribosomal Proteins L2, RNA binding domain; Ribosomal Proteins L2, C-terminal domain~TIGRFAM: ribosomal protein L2, bacterial/organellar), with amino-acid sequence MPLKTFNPTTPSQRNLVLVDKSALHKGGPVKKLTEGLTKSGGRNNSGHITSWQRGGGHKRRYRLIDFKRTKQGIPAVVERIEYDPNRTAFIALITYEDGEQSYIIAPQRLAVGDRVEAGPGADIKPGNALPLNNIPVGTLIHNVELKPGKGGQLARSAGTYVQLVGRDRGHAILRLASGEVRLVRSECMASIGAVSNSDQQNIKIGKAGRSRWLGKRPHVRGVVMNPIDHPHGGGEGRTSGGRHPVTPWGKPTKGKRTRNNKKTDRLIVRRRKP